Genomic DNA from Candidatus Koribacter versatilis Ellin345:
TCACGTCGTAGATCTCTGTTGGGGGCGGCGTTGGAAGCACGAACTTGGCTATGCCGTCCTTGCCTGTCTTGCTGGTAACTTCGGACGTGAGCGCATCGGGTCTGAATCTCAGTTCGACAGTCTTGTTTGCCAGTGGACTCCCTGTTCGCGATTCCACCACCATCACCGAAAGTTGTTGGCCCTGCAGTTTGTTGCGCGCCTGAGTCAAAAGAAAGAGCAGGAGCACTTTTCTCATGGTGGCAATTTGCCAGAGTCAAGGGTAAGCGTCCATGCCTACCGCAACATCTAAACATCAAACGAGAAGCTGATGAGCTACAACAACTTGGGACCCGGCATCACTCGGGATACGAGGGCAATTCTCAGGTACCATGTTGCAGACATCGAGGAGGCAATCATGAGCAAGACGCTGACCGACCCGGAGCTCCAAACCGCGCTTGGGTCGCTGCATGGCTGGGCGAAAAACGGCATCGCCATCGAGCGGAAGTACGAATTTAAGGACTTCTTGGAAGCCATGAAGTTCGTAAACAAAGTCGCGGACGCCGCCGAGGCGGCCGGCCATCATCCTGACATCCAGATCGTCTATAGCCGGGTGACCTTGCAACTGACGTCCCACGATTCGGGCGGTGTCACGCATCGGGACATAAAGATGGCGGGCAGACTTAACGAAATCCACCCGTAAAGAGAAAAGGCTGGCAGGTTCGCCAGCCTATCTCATTCGAGCGAGACTTTGGTTACGCCAAGCGTTCGTGTCCGGGGTCGAGGTGCTCAGCGATACGGTCGAGGGCTTTCTGAATCTTGGCAAGCTCGGACTGGGCGGTGTCATTCCATTCCACAAACTTCGACTCGCCGCGAGAATTCCTTTCAAACCAAGAACTTACGACAGCCCGGCCGCGCGGACTGAGGAGTGCGGCACCTATGCCGCCGAGTCCCAGCACCGTCAGTGGTAAATACCATTTGCGCATTACGCGCCTCCCGTTTCCCTAATACAACCCCGGTGTTATCTGCACCATACCTCAACTTTGACGCAAAACCCAAGCATAAGGTTTCAGAGTAGCCGAATTTCACAATACTTTCGTAACCGAATTGCGAAACTCTCGTCGAACCGATGGGTTTTAGAGCGGTAAGGTTTCGTCCGCATCTCAACATCCGAAGAGGTTTTGTATGCTTCGTGCCTCACTGTTCTCCGCTACCCTTCTCCTGGCCAGTTTCGTATCCGCCCAAGAGCTGCATACTCGTGACCAGGTGCCTCCACCCGCTGAACCGCCCCAAATCACCGGTCAGGAACCCGCCGCAGAGCCAGCCGCCGAACCGGCGCCCGAGCCGCCAGCTTCGCGGCAGGTTTATGAGGCCGTCGGAACGAACGAGGTCCCGGATGGCTATCGCTTCCTCATCACGCTCGAAGACCCGATTGACACCGCAAGCGTTCCGCGCGGGAAGCACTTCCGCGCGCTGCTCCGCGAGCCCCTTACCACTGCAGGCGGACAGCGGATCCCCGGCGGACGAATGATCACCGGCCATGTAAGCGAAGTGGACCGCGGCTTCAATGCGCGCCTGCTGCTGAGTTTCGACGAGATTGAGACTTCCCGCGGTTGGCTGCCGCTCTCGGCAACGGTCGTGGAGGTCCCAAGCGAACACGGCTTGAGACCGGTGGGACCGGAAGGCGAGATCGAGCGCAAAGCGATTGATATGCGCCGCACCCTGGAAGGCGCGGGTGTAGGGGCCGTCGTAGGGGCGAGCGCCGGACAAGCAGCCGGAGGCAGCCGAGGTGCAGCCGTCGGCGCCGCAACAGGTGCAGCAGCGGGCGCGAGCATGGCGACACTGAGCGACCGCAATATCCTGCTCGATAAAGGATCGCAGCTGGTGCTGCGGCTGGACCGGGGCATCGTGTTGCCCTGAACCGCTTTGGATTACGAAAATACGACGGCGCAGTCCAACTAGCTATACCGGGGGACTGCGCCGCTGTATTTTGGTGGCAGTCGTTTTCCTGGAGGAAATGAATGTACCGAAAGATTTGGGCTGGGATTGTTTCTGGGATTGCACTGTTTTCCATCGCGACGTTCGCGCAAGATCGGCCTACGGTCACGGCCGTGCAAAATTCCATCTATGTAGGCGCGGACGGCAGGTATGAAGCCAATCCCGATACTGCGCTGGTGCAATTCAACATTGGAGCGCAAGGGGACCAGATCAAACCAGCCTACGATCGCGCCACCCGCGCGGCGGAACAGGTGCGGCAGATCCTGAAGACAAACGGCATTGATGTGAAAGACGCGGAGATCGGGTTCTTCTCGGTGGCGCCGATGTACGACTGGAAAAATCCTAAGCAGAAAGTCGTCGGCTACAAAGTGAGCAGCAGCATCAAGGTCAAGCTGCGCGACTTCAGCAAAGTCGGCGCCATGGCCGAGGCCTTCGGCGACATGGATGTGACGGAGAACCAGTCCATCAGCTACATCCTGCAAGATACCGAGGCCGCAAAAACGAAAGCAGCAGAAGACGCGTTCCGTCGCGCGAAGAATGAAGCCGCTGCGGTGGCCGAGACGGCGGGACGACAACTCGGCGAATTATCCTACGCGTCAATTGATACGACGGATATCATGCCCATCCGCATGATGCAGGCATCGCCCATGATGGCGCAGGCGAGAATGGGAGCGCCCATGGCCGCGCCAACTGCGGACTTCACGCCGCAGACGATCCAAGTTACCGCCCACGTCAACGCGATGTTCGCGCTACGCTAGTTCGGGGGAGTGTTATGAAACACGTACTACTCGCAATCGCGGTCTTAGGGGCGTCAACAATGTTTGGGCAGAGCACGCCCATCGATCTAAACGCTCCGCAGCAGGATACGACGCCGCAACTGAAGCCAACACGTCCGGCGAACAGCGACCCGTCGCAGGAGATCACCCTGCCGGCGGGAACGAAGATTCCGCTTGCGCTGAAGCATGCAATCACTACGAAGTCGGCCCATGAAGGCGACGCAGTGTATGCGGAAACGACGTTCCCTGTCGTGGTTTCGGACCACATCATCATCCCTGCGGGAAGCTACGTGCAAGGCACGATCAGCAATGTGAAGCGTCCGGGACGAGTGAAGGGACGAGCTGAGGTGCTGGTGCACTTCAATACACTGATCTTCGCCAACGGTTATACGCTTCTACTGCCCGGTGCCGTAGACAATGTTCCCGGCATGGAAAACGGCAAGATGAAGGACAAGGAAGGCACCATCCAGGGCGACAGTAACAAGGGCAAAGATGCGGCGACAATCGCGCAAGCAGCAGGCCTCGGCGGACTGATTGGCGCAGCGGCAGATGGTGGCAAGGGCGCGGGAGTCGGCGCTGCGGGTGGCGGCATCATTGGACTTGCGACCGTTCTGTTATCCCGCGGACCGGATGTGAGGCTCGAAGCCGGCTCGACGATGGAGACCGTCCTGGAGCGGCCAATCGTCGTCGATATGACAAGGGTGAAGTTGAAGCAATAAGTGTCCGACCGGGCACTTTAACAAGCGATTCCGTCACGGCGCGAAGAGACAGCAGGACACTCCGCGCCGTGACTGCAAGAACACCACCCTTCCTTCCGAGTTCCTCTTTCAAGCTGTTCTAGTTCGTCTCACTACGGTGTTCTAGTTCGTTTCCCTTCGCTGGTCTAGTTCGTCACGGCAATGTTCTATTGCCACTCTTGACGGGCTAGCAATACCGGAACAGTATGTGCGACGCGTATGGCGCTGTGCGGCGCAACGCGACCCCTAAGTGCACCCTTCTGTTATTCGCCCAGGAAATCAGCAGTTACAAATCTCATTTTTGGAGGAACACACATGGCAAACCTTGACTCGGACCTCTTGTTCCATCGCAATTGGTGGTGGGATCCGATCGACATGGAGATTTTCAAAATCCTCGATCAATCAGCCCAGCGGCAATTGGTCGCCATCAGCCTGGAAGTAAAAGCAGAAGTCTTGAAGGTTCAGGCGGCAGGCGTGGCGAAGATGGCCGGCGCCATAGCAGGAAAAACAGCAGGACATTGAACGAGCCCGGTGCTGCGCGAGTGGCACCGGCTTTTTTTCAATCTTGATTTCATGAAGGATTCGTATGCCTGATAGCGCCGGAATTCTGCCGTTGCCACTCTTCTCGTCTTCATTGAAGCGAGACACGAGCCGTCCTGTGATGTTGATTGGCTTCCAGCACCAGGGAAACCTGGGCTTAGGCTACCTCGCGTCAACCCTGCGCGAGCACGGCTATAGCGTACTGACCTGCGACTTCGAGGCAGAGACGAGCGAGATCATCGAGTCGGCGCGGCAGAGCAAGCCGATGATTGTTGGCTTTTCCCTCATATTTCAGTTCTATATTCGCAAGTTCGACGCTCTAATGCAGGCGTTGCGCGCGGCCGGCGTCGATTGCCACTTCACCATCGGCGGACACTTCCCCAGCTTGAGTCACGAGGAGACGCTGCGCATGTTGCCGGAACTGGACAGCGTAGTGCGCTTCGAGGGCGAGATGACGCTGCTGGAACTCGCCGACGTGATTGGCACAGGACGCGACTGGCATGACCTCCAGGGAATTGCCTATCGCGGAACGACCGGTGTTGTCACCAACCCGATGCGTTCGTTAGTGGATGATCTCGATTCCCTCCCCTATCCCGAACGAAACTTTGAGCCGGAGAAAGCGCTGGGACGCAAAGCCCTGCCGCTGCTGGCCAGCCGCGGATGTGCCCGTACTTGCTCCTTCTGCTCCATCCAGACGTTCTACCGCACCGCGCCAGGAAAGATCGTCCGCACGCGCAAGCCGGCGAAAGTGATCGAAGAAATGCAAGCGATGCACGAAGAGCGCGGCATCTCCATCTTCCTCTTCCAGGATGACGACTTCCCTCTTTTCGGACCGGTGTGGCGGCGCTGGGCTTACGACTTCGTAGATTGCATGCACCGCAGTGGTCTCGCGCAGCGCGTAATCTGGAAGATCAACTGCCGTGCCGATGCCGTAGAACCCGAGATCTTCACCGCGATGCGCGACGCAGGCCTGTACCTGGTCTACATGGGGCTTGAGTCCGGCAACGAAGAAGGACTGAAGACACTGCACAAGCAAGTGTCGGTGGAGCAAAACATCCGCGCCGTCGAAATGCTCAAGCAGGTCGGCCTGCTCTTCGAGTTCGGCTTCATGATGTTCGATCCGGGCAGCACCTTGGAGTCGATCAAGCAGAACCTGCGTTTCCTGCGCACGATCTTGAACGACGGCTGCGCCGCCGCAGTCTTCTGTCGCATGCTTCCCTACGACGGCACACCGATCAAGGACGAACTGGAACGCGCTGGCCGGCTGCTTGGAGATGTCTGCGCACCATCGTATGACTTCCTCGATCCGAGAGTTTCAAAGATGTATAACTCGCTGTCGCAGATCGTGGATGTCTGGGGATGGATCCATGGGTATCGAGCACTCTCGCCGCAATTGAACTGGGCTTGGAACGAGGTCGCCATCATGGAGCGGCTGTATCCGGGAATCGACGGGCTGGAAGAGTATCGACGGAGGCTCGCTGCAGTTACGAAGAAGAGTAACGATGTCCTCTTCTCGGTGATGGACAACCTGCTCGAAGTGGCAGAATTCGATGCCGCCGAGCGCTGGGACAACGCGCGCCTTGACGCTCTACGAAGAGAGTTCCTGGAAGAACTGCTGCGCGAGCGCGATGCGTTCGTGGAGCACAACCAGTCGACAATGTTGCGTGTGCTACGAGCGCAACCAGTGCAAGAGGCGGCGTCAGCTTAACGCATTCGTTTGCGGTGCTCTTTCAGGATGCACTCGTCCATCACGACGAAAATCCCGGCGTCGCGGGCCTTCTGCGCGGCTTCTTCGTGGACGACTGTTTCCTGGAGCCACAGCGCTGGAACTTTCAGCTGGATCGCTTGGTCCACGATTTCGGGCACGGCATCAGGACGCCGGAAGACATCCACGATATCAATCTTTTCCGGAATATCGAGCAACGACGCGTACGACTTCTCGCCGAGGGCCTCAGACACCTGCGGATTGACTGGAATGATCCTGTAGCCGTGCGACTGCATGTACTGCGAGACCCCATAGCTAGGCTTCATGGGATTGTCGGAGAGGCCGACAACAGCGATGGTCTTGGCGGACTTCAGGAGTTCGGCAATCGGATCGGTGGACATGATGGTTGGATGTCGCAATTCCTATTCTTGTTTCTTTTCCGCGCGCTGTTTGTAGAGCTTCAGGGCCATTTTGCGAATGGTGTCGTTAACATTCTTGTTGGTCGACATTCCGCGAAGATCGTTAATCATGAGGCCCTTGACCAATGGAAGCGAGATATCGAGGGGACAGCGTGGGTTGGTGCAGAGGTTGCGCTGCACGAGGTAGCTGCGCATGAACTTTCGTTTTGATGAAATTCCGCGCAGCACGCTCTCCTGCACATTTTTCAGCGAAGCGAAGAGTTCGGCCTCCTGGTCGGTAAGCTTCGGGCTTTCGAGGACGGCGGCGGACACGACCTTGGACCCATCACGAATGAGAATGAAACGCTCGTCCTTGGAGCCTTTCATCGCGAGTTGGACGCGCTCGCCCACCCCCAACCGGGCGATCTTCTGGAAGGCGCTGACCTTCTTGCGGATGGACGGATCCGGTTTACCCTGCACGACTTCCGGCTTTTGTGCGGCAGTCGCCGTGTTAATGAGCGAGGGTACGGCTCCAGCGCCACTGATAACGCCTCCTGCCGGGTTCGCAATGGCATCTTCCTGAACGGGCGCCGGTGAATCGACATAGATCTCGAAGGCTTTTCCTTCTTCGGCGGCGATCTCGTCGGCGTGCTCCGAGGTGTAGCGCTGGAGTTCGCCGTTGAGAATGTCCTCCGCGAACACGGGTTCGTCGGGATCCACGTCCAACTGGGCCTGCTCGATGAGGTAGTCGGTGTTCTCGCCGAGGTTGGCGAGCGCCGAGCGGACGACGATTGCGTCCTCTTCCGGCAGGCTGATGTTCATCGAGATGGCATGCAGGGTAGAGATATTGCCGAGCACCCGTGGATGCCACAACATGTTCGCCAGCACGCGAGTGGAAGCCTGCATTGCAAGCCGAACCATCATGTCTTCGGTGACCGATGGATTAGCAAGCAGCGCGTTCAGCAGTGGAAGGCGGAAGTTGCCGGCGTCCATGAAATAGTTGAGGACATCCGGCGAGCACTTCGGATCGGCCAGGACCAACTTTGCATCCTTCTCGCTCCATCCCGCGAGGGTCAGGCTCGCCTCTTTGCCAAAAACAGGATGGCCCGCAAGGTAGACGAGAATTTCGATCATCTCGCCGGGCGCTACGGAGAGCGCGCCCTTAGCGGCGCTCCGCATCATGTTGGCGGGGATCGCCGACGACTTGATCAACTCGATCATTCGCTTCATCGCGCTAACACGGCTCCTGGCTGGCGATTCGAGGCATCTCTGCGGGACGATTGTAGCCTGTGAGCCGCTTCATCTCATCCACAACATTTGCCAGCTCTTCGACGAGGTCGTTGGTGCCGGCATGGCGGTAGGCATGGACGAGTTCGTCGTAGTACCAAACGGTGTTCTTGCGACCGCCGTTGAAGCGGTCGAGCGCGGTGAGGCCTTCGAGGCGAAGGTCACGGACAATGGTGCGCGCGTTGTAAAGCTTGTCTGCGGCGGAAACGAGGCGAGTGTCGGTGTCTTCATGGACGATGCGCGCCAGGTACTCCTGCTTGCGCTGCAACCACGGCTCTTTCTGCGAAGCGTCGAGAACGTAACTATCGGTGCAGCCGTCGACGATGTGCGCTACGCGATCCCCAAAGCGTTCGCGAATTTGCTCCAGCATGGGCCGGCCCCCGTGGTCTTCGACCGCGTCATGAAGGAGAGCGGCGATGGCCATTTCCTCGTCGCCACCGTAATCAACCACGAGCGAGCAGACGCCGAGGAGATGAGAGATGTAGGGGCGTCCGGTGCCTTTGCGGATGTCGTGACGATGAAGATCGTGCGCGAGGAGGAGGGCCTCGTCAAACTTCGGTCCGAAGGGTTGGTTGGGAGCGGCGGGCGGCATGGACAAGAATAACAAGGCGGGCGGTTCGTGCCGGTTGCAATCGGTCAGGGAGCTCGGTCTGTCCTTTTTGCGAGTACCCCACCCCCCTCCCCACCCTCTAGTGTTTTCAATAATTTAGCCTATGCAATCTCTGCAAATTCCTATTTTTAAAGATACTTAGAGGTAAATTCCTCTCGGCGTAGGAGTTAGGTGGGTTTTTCTGAAGATTTCTGCGTGTTATCGGACATTAAGGCAGAATCCTAAACCACGAAGAACACGAAAGAAAACACGAAGGAATTTGGAGATATAGGCATTCGAATTCTCGCGAATTTTCGGGCCGAAGAGTTCAAAAAATGTGGGGTTTGCGCGAACTTTTCGCGATTTCCGCCGAAATATTCGTGGTTTTGAGGAGCAAATTGGTGCTCCGAATTAGGGCGGACGCTCTCGTGTCGTGTGATTGCGGGACGGAGTTTTCAAAGAACCGGGGTCCTAACGCCAGGGCGCAAACCGGAAGCGCGATCGCGCCGCAGTCACCCACTCTCGTAGCTTCGCCGACAATTGGGCGACAGGTCTGTGAAGCAGAGCACACGGCTGTGTGTGATGGGTCACACGACAAACGTGGGGAACGTCGACTAAGCGGATTGCGCTGAGTCTCCGCCCTTGGACTCCGAACGGCGCATGAGGAGGTAAGCGCGAATGAAGCCCTTCAGGTCGCCGTCTAGAACGCGATCGGGATCGCCAACTTCGAACTTCGTTCGATGGTCCTTCACCATGCGATACGGGTGCAGGACGTACGAACGAATCTGCGAGCCGAAGTCGATGTCGAGCTTGGAGTCTTCGACTTTCTGCGAGGCGGCGCGCTTCTTTTCCAACTCGTATTCGTAGATCTTCGAGCGAAGGATCTTCATCGCGCGTTCGCGGTTCTTATGCTGCGAACGCTCGTTCTGACAGCTCACTACGATGCCCGTCGGGAAGTGCGTGATACGGACGGCTGAGTCGGTGGTATTGACGTGCTGGCCGCCCTTGCCGCCGGAGCGGTAAGTGTCAGTACGGATGTCGTCCGGTTTGACGATCACTTCAATACTCTCGTCGATTTCCGGCGAGACGAAGACACTGGCGAACGAGGTATGACGGCGCTTCGCCTGATCGAACGGCGAAATCCGCACCAGCCGATGCACACCGATTTCGCTGGTCAGAAGCCCGTAGGCGTCCTGCCCTGCGACGGTAATTGTGACCGACTTCAGCCCGGCTTCTTCACCGGGCTGGTAGTCGTTGACGGTCGTTTCAAAGCCTTGGCGCTCAGCCCAGCGCAGATACATGCGGAGCAGCATTTCGGCCCAGTCCTGCGACTCGGTGCCGCCTGCACCGGGATGGATGGTGACGATGGCGCTGAGGCGATCGCTGTCGCCGCTGAGCAGCGTTTCGGTTTCGAGCTTCTCGACGATGTCGCGGAGCTGGTCCATTTCGCGGCGAAGATCGGCGGTGATGTCTTCGCCTTCTTTCGCGAGGTCGAAGTAGGCGGTGATGTCATCCGTGCGGCGGCTGAGGTCTTTGTCGGTGGCGAGCGCGTCTTCCAGGCGCTTGCGTTCGCGCATTACACGCTGAGAATTTTCAGGATTGCCCCAGAGGTTGGGATCGGCAGCTTCTTTTTCTACTTCCGCCAACTGCGTGCGGAGCCGGGGAGCGTCAAAGATACTCCTTCAGCTCACGGACTTTCTTGCTTAGCTCGACGTATTCCTGCTCGAGTTCCTCAAACATTGGAGCCTTTCGATGCGTGGTTAGACCGGTTGCGGCTGGGGCATTTCTGCCTCCGGGCGATGCCGGATGACGAGCGCCGCTAACGAAATTATGACACAGCAGATGGGGAACCAATCGCCGTGCTCAGTATAGAAGGTCTTCCCGCTTAGATACGCGTAGGGCGCTTGCATGTAGGCGCGAACGTTGCGCGGCTGGACGGCCGCAATGCGTCCGTAAGGGTCGATCGAAGCAGTAATTCCAGTGTTCGTGGAGCGCAGCAGCCAGCGCTCGTTCTCGATCGCACGCATTCGCGCCATGTTCAAGTGTTGACCAGGAGCGCCGGTGTCGCCGAACCAACCGTCGTTGGAAATGTTAATGAAGAGGTCGGCGCCGTTGTCGGCGAACTGGCGCACTTCATTCGGGAAAATGCTCTCGTAACAGATGAAGACGCCAACTTGCTGCTTGCCCAGATCTAGGAGCTTGCGTTCGTGGCCGGGCTTGAAGGTCCCGACTTCATGGGTAAGCGATTTGGCAAAACTCAGAAGAGATGCGAACGGAACGTATTCGCCGAACGGCACGAGGTGGTTCTTGTCGTAGCGCGCAGACCACTTGGCGTCGGGCGTGATGAGCACGGCAGAGTTATAGACGTTGGGTTGTACGTCTTCCCTGCCCGTGTTCTCGATACCGATGCTGCCGGCAATTACATACGAGTGCGTCTCTCGGGCGATGTTCATCATCGCGCCGCGGAAGTGGTAGTCGGTGACGAAGAACGGCGCGGGTGATTCAGGCCAGATGATGAGGCCGGGATCGTCGGCAGTCGCATTGTTCGGCGCCACGCTGAACTTCGCAAGGTCGGCGAGCGTGGAGTTGAGCGCAGGCTCGGTCCACTCGATGTCTTTGACCGGGATATTTTCCTGCACCAGCACCGCGTACCTGTTG
This window encodes:
- a CDS encoding 4a-hydroxytetrahydrobiopterin dehydratase encodes the protein MSKTLTDPELQTALGSLHGWAKNGIAIERKYEFKDFLEAMKFVNKVADAAEAAGHHPDIQIVYSRVTLQLTSHDSGGVTHRDIKMAGRLNEIHP
- a CDS encoding SIMPL domain-containing protein; protein product: MYRKIWAGIVSGIALFSIATFAQDRPTVTAVQNSIYVGADGRYEANPDTALVQFNIGAQGDQIKPAYDRATRAAEQVRQILKTNGIDVKDAEIGFFSVAPMYDWKNPKQKVVGYKVSSSIKVKLRDFSKVGAMAEAFGDMDVTENQSISYILQDTEAAKTKAAEDAFRRAKNEAAAVAETAGRQLGELSYASIDTTDIMPIRMMQASPMMAQARMGAPMAAPTADFTPQTIQVTAHVNAMFALR
- a CDS encoding B12-binding domain-containing radical SAM protein, with protein sequence MPDSAGILPLPLFSSSLKRDTSRPVMLIGFQHQGNLGLGYLASTLREHGYSVLTCDFEAETSEIIESARQSKPMIVGFSLIFQFYIRKFDALMQALRAAGVDCHFTIGGHFPSLSHEETLRMLPELDSVVRFEGEMTLLELADVIGTGRDWHDLQGIAYRGTTGVVTNPMRSLVDDLDSLPYPERNFEPEKALGRKALPLLASRGCARTCSFCSIQTFYRTAPGKIVRTRKPAKVIEEMQAMHEERGISIFLFQDDDFPLFGPVWRRWAYDFVDCMHRSGLAQRVIWKINCRADAVEPEIFTAMRDAGLYLVYMGLESGNEEGLKTLHKQVSVEQNIRAVEMLKQVGLLFEFGFMMFDPGSTLESIKQNLRFLRTILNDGCAAAVFCRMLPYDGTPIKDELERAGRLLGDVCAPSYDFLDPRVSKMYNSLSQIVDVWGWIHGYRALSPQLNWAWNEVAIMERLYPGIDGLEEYRRRLAAVTKKSNDVLFSVMDNLLEVAEFDAAERWDNARLDALRREFLEELLRERDAFVEHNQSTMLRVLRAQPVQEAASA
- a CDS encoding CoA-binding protein gives rise to the protein MRHPTIMSTDPIAELLKSAKTIAVVGLSDNPMKPSYGVSQYMQSHGYRIIPVNPQVSEALGEKSYASLLDIPEKIDIVDVFRRPDAVPEIVDQAIQLKVPALWLQETVVHEEAAQKARDAGIFVVMDECILKEHRKRMR
- a CDS encoding HD domain-containing protein, translated to MLFLSMPPAAPNQPFGPKFDEALLLAHDLHRHDIRKGTGRPYISHLLGVCSLVVDYGGDEEMAIAALLHDAVEDHGGRPMLEQIRERFGDRVAHIVDGCTDSYVLDASQKEPWLQRKQEYLARIVHEDTDTRLVSAADKLYNARTIVRDLRLEGLTALDRFNGGRKNTVWYYDELVHAYRHAGTNDLVEELANVVDEMKRLTGYNRPAEMPRIASQEPC
- the prfB gene encoding peptide chain release factor 2 (programmed frameshift), giving the protein MFEELEQEYVELSKKVRELKEYLDAPRLRTQLAEVEKEAADPNLWGNPENSQRVMRERKRLEDALATDKDLSRRTDDITAYFDLAKEGEDITADLRREMDQLRDIVEKLETETLLSGDSDRLSAIVTIHPGAGGTESQDWAEMLLRMYLRWAERQGFETTVNDYQPGEEAGLKSVTITVAGQDAYGLLTSEIGVHRLVRISPFDQAKRRHTSFASVFVSPEIDESIEVIVKPDDIRTDTYRSGGKGGQHVNTTDSAVRITHFPTGIVVSCQNERSQHKNRERAMKILRSKIYEYELEKKRAASQKVEDSKLDIDFGSQIRSYVLHPYRMVKDHRTKFEVGDPDRVLDGDLKGFIRAYLLMRRSESKGGDSAQSA
- the lnt gene encoding apolipoprotein N-acyltransferase; its protein translation is MAVLSGVLQVLIFPRPALYFLCWIAVAPLIIAILRARDPDAVQLLAEGGSSFLAPASLKQGFFLGYASGIVWYLGSCYWVFHVMHLYGGLNVFVSAILLIMFAMYLGLYHGLFGILLALSARKRQGYSLRALVLAPFLWVSVELARTYVTGFPWNLLGTAQVDNIPLARIATFTGVYGLSFEIALVNAAFAAAALVARRQRATMLVAAICATIGLQVWRLVPMQAPPPNRYAVLVQENIPVKDIEWTEPALNSTLADLAKFSVAPNNATADDPGLIIWPESPAPFFVTDYHFRGAMMNIARETHSYVIAGSIGIENTGREDVQPNVYNSAVLITPDAKWSARYDKNHLVPFGEYVPFASLLSFAKSLTHEVGTFKPGHERKLLDLGKQQVGVFICYESIFPNEVRQFADNGADLFINISNDGWFGDTGAPGQHLNMARMRAIENERWLLRSTNTGITASIDPYGRIAAVQPRNVRAYMQAPYAYLSGKTFYTEHGDWFPICCVIISLAALVIRHRPEAEMPQPQPV